A window from Telopea speciosissima isolate NSW1024214 ecotype Mountain lineage chromosome 8, Tspe_v1, whole genome shotgun sequence encodes these proteins:
- the LOC122672439 gene encoding chalcone synthase-like — MGSVGEIYEAQCTQGPATMLAIGTTNPSNCVYQCDFPDFYFRSTKSEHMTGLKEKFKRICDRSTIIKRHLYMTKEMIVENPNFYNSMAPTLDARHDIMVVEVPKLAKEVALKAINEWGQPKSKITHCW, encoded by the coding sequence ATGGGATCAGTTGGAGAAATCTATGAAGCGCAGTGCACTCAGGGTCCAGCCACAATGCTGGCTATCGGCACAACAAATCCATCCAACTGTGTGTATCAGTGTGATTTCCCAGATTTCTACTTCAGATCCACAAAGAGTGAGCATATGACTGGATTGAAAGAGAAGTTCAAGCGAATCTGTGACagatctacaattataaaacgTCATCTCTACATGACCAAGGAAATGATCGTGGAGAACCCCAACTTCTACAACTCCATGGCTCCAACACTTGATGCTCGCCATGATATTATGGTTGTTGAGGTTCCCAAGTTGGCTAAAGAAGTAGCTTTAAAAGCCATCAATGAGTGGGGGCAGCCCAAATCTAAGATCACCCACtgttggtga